A single Phalacrocorax aristotelis chromosome 18, bGulAri2.1, whole genome shotgun sequence DNA region contains:
- the UPK3B gene encoding uroplakin-3b: MELLRVLLALAGMGAATGLGDSPYGDGAEGERGSPCELLLCWYWCSWTPAQRQAGLRRLLSGAEHRVHHSPPVPPALLPYVPRVPPTALPGKVTASTFALERPCCIFDQHANASDTVWLVVAFANASAAFRNPPSRADVPLYKRLPTTHFYMTLEAAAATYACSAPSPAILRVGSDTACGDQGGCDPCNGPLPSPGPYRVKFLVMGCHGPKAETRWSDPILLRRGTGGAAVPARVPHTCPVGVLACGSASALCHHPKTQVGRSGS; encoded by the exons ATGGAGCTGCTGCGGGTGCTGCTGGCGCTGGCTGGGATGGGTGCAGCCACGGGCCTGGGTGACTCCCCCTatggggatggggcagagggggagaggggct CACCCTGTGagctcctgctgtgctggtATTGGTGTTCGTGGaccccagcacagaggcaggcTGGGCTCAGGCGCTTGCTGAGTGGTGCGGAGCACAGGGTACACCACTCACCGCctgtccccccagccctgctgccctaCGTGCCCCGCGTGCCCCCCACGGCGCTGCCAGGGAAGGTCACCGCCTCCACCTTTGCACTGGAGAGGCCCTGCTGCATCTTTGACCAGCATGCGAATGCCTCTGACACTGTCTGGCTGGTGGTGGCTTTCGCCAACG CCTCGGCTGCCTTCAGGAACCCCCCCTCCCGGGCTGACGTGCCCCTGTACAAGAGGCTGCCCACCACCCACTTCTACATGACGCTGGAGGCGGCAGCAGCCACGTATGCCTGCTCAGCACCGAGCCCGGCCATCCTGCGGGTCGGCAGTGACACGGCATGTGGGGACCAGGGCGGCTGTGACCCCTGCAATGggcccctgccctccccgggGCCCTACAG GGTGAAGTTCCTGGTGATGGGCTGCCATGGCCCCAAAGCGGAGACGAGGTGGTCCGACCCCATCCTCCTGCGGAGAGGTACTGGTGGCGCTGCTGTCCCCGCACGAGTCCCCCACACCTGCCCAGTTGGGGTGCTGGCATGCGGCTCGGCATCAGCCCTATGCCATCACCCCAAAACACAGGTGGGGAGAAGCGGTTCCTGA
- the LOC142066015 gene encoding uroplakin-3b-like protein 1 — protein MLLLLLLLLATAHGLEKLYYKPTLANTTLGGLTTASTFVLEQPHCIFTKELRSAVIWLVVATPKAAGNFNNSVGPGTPERAFQGFPTSTSAYMTLNTTLINYPCPKPSGEITVLRVGSETSCAKDEKRPTCNGPLPSPGPYRVKFLALEDSKPVAETNWSDSIMLKTARRLSSIPVMGSRRSASMIALTSILSILFAILLAGLVALLVFWGSNVCGGSSTFSKSEPVTVQRYNTHHVQDQTSGRL, from the exons atgctcctgctgctcctcctgctcctggcGACGGCCCACGGCCTGG AAAAGCTCTACTACAAACCAACCCTGGCCAACACCACCCTGGGGGGCCTGACGACCGCCTCCACCTTCGTGCTGGAGCAGCCCCACTGCATCTTCACCAAGGAGCTACGCAGTGCCGTCATCTGGCTCGTGGTGGCCACCCCCAAGG ccGCAGGGAACTTCAACAACAGTGTGGGACCAGGGACCCCCGAGCGGGCCTTCCAGGGCTTCCCCACCAGCACCTCTGCCTACATGACCCTCAACACCACCCTCATCAACTACCCCTGCCCCAAACCCTCTGGGGAGATCACGGTGCTGCGCGTCGGCAGCGAGACCAGCTGTGCCAAGGATGAGAAGAGACCCACATGCAACggccccctgcccagccctgggccATACCG ggtgAAGTTCCTCGCCCTGGAGGACTCCAAGCCCGTGGCTGAGACAAACTGGTCAGACTCCATCATGCTGAAGACAG CCCGGCGGCTCAGCAGCATCCCCGTGATGGGCAGCAGGCGCAGCGCCAGCATGATCGCCCTCACCTCCATcctctccatcctctttgcCATCCTGCTGGCTGGCCTTGTAGCGTTGCTGGTCTTCTGGGG ctccaatgtctgtggtggcagcagcaccttcagcaagtCAGAGCCGGTGACAGTGCAGCGGTATAACACCCACCATGTCCAGGACCAGACATCTGGCCGGCTCTGA
- the LOC142066126 gene encoding ras GTPase-activating protein 4-like isoform X2 produces MGAGPGGRGFEARLRWARLNLTARPPARPPAMARRSALSIRIVEGKNLPAKDITGSSDPYCIVKIDDEAIIRTATVWKTLSPFWGEEYEVHLQPTFHSISIYVMDEDALSRDDVIGKVCITRDTLAEHPKGYSGWVSLSEVDPDEEVQGEIHLRVEVLGSQGGRQLRCTVLEARDLARKDRNGASDPFVRLRYNGKVQESTVVKKSCYPRWNETFEFELAELAEEKLCVEVWDWDLVSRNDFLGKVVFSVQGLEAAGQEEGWFRLRPDKSKTREDEHRGSLGSLQLQVRLRDETVLPSHCYQPLVQLLCQEVKAGHQDGQVHLVTLFDETTTAECRQEVAINLVKLFLGQGLVKEFLDLLFDLELAKPCEPNTLFRSNSLASKSMESFLKVTGMSYLHAVLGPTITRVFEEKKYVELDPGKVEIKDVGCSGLHRVQTEGEVIEQSCQHLQSYLGELLDAIVKSAPACPPIIRAAFRKLFWRVGERFPQHQHAKFVAVTSFLCLRFFSPAIMTPKLFHLRETHADARTGRTLLLLAKQGIAQMKDFIGRLVGTEEEEEKEEGEGQPLCPPTMVMKEGPLFVHKTRGKGPLLAAAIAKKLHFCLTREALSFSKSPGAERSGAIALADILAAEKVEEKSFGSSHVMQVVYMGADGQQETAYLQCKCVNDLNQWLSALRKVCVNNPRMLHAYHPGIFRGDKWSCCHQRERTGLGCDRTRHGVTLQYWSDPLDPAAEAQRLFHHLQGLRETLREKYWELLEPEDAQNGPQGEGAPLSEGLSRLFGVLGDLEGCHRLVQPPTPPTPTLLQLQT; encoded by the exons atgggagcggggccgggcggccgcGGGTTCGAGGCTCGGCTCCGCTGGGCTCGGCTCAATTTAactgcccgcccgcccgcccgcccgcccgccatGGCCCGGCGGAGCGCACTCTCCATCCGCATCGTGGAGGGCAAGAACCTGCCCGCCAAGGACAT CACAGGGAGCAGCGACCCATACTGCATCGTGAAGATCGACGATGAGGCCATTATCAG GACTGCCACAGTGTGGAAGACTCTGTCCCCGTTCTGGGGGGAGGAGTACGAGGTGCACCTCCAGCCCACCTTTCACAGCATCTCCATCTACGTCATGGATGAGGATGCACTGAG ccGCGATGACGTTATCGGGAAGGTCTGCATCACCCGGGACACACTGGCGGAGCACCCAAAGG GCTACAGTGGCTGGGTGAGCCTCAGCGAGGTGGACCCCGATGAGGAAGTGCAGGGGGAGATCCACCTGCGGGTGGAGGTCCTCGGGAGCCAGGGTGGTCGGCAGCTGCGCTGCACCGTGCTGGAGGCCAG GGATTTGGCCAGGAAAGACCGGAACGGCGCCTCTGACCCCTTTGTCCGCTTGCGCTACAATGGGAAGGTGCAGGAGAGCACC GTGGTCAAGAAATCCTGCTACCCCCGCTGGAACGAGACCTTCGAGTTCGAGCTGGCCGAGCTGGCTGAGGAGAAGCTGTGTGTGGAGGTGTGGGACTGGGACCTCGTCAGCAGGAATGACTTCCTGGGCAAG gTGGTGTTCAGTGTCcaggggctggaggcagccgggcaggaggagggctggTTCCGGCTGCGGCCAGACAAGTCCAAGACAAGGGAGGACGA GCACCGAGGCAGCCTGGGCTCGCTGCAGCTGCAGGTGAGGCTGCGGGACGAGACGGTGCTGCCCTCCCACTGCTACCAGCCCCTAGTCCAGCTCCTGTGCCAGGAGGTGAAGGCAGGGCACCAG GATGGCCAAGTGCACCTGGTCACCCTCTTCGATGAAACCACCACAGCTGAGTGCCGGCAGGAGGTCGCAATCAACTTGGTCAAACTCTTCCTGGGCCAAGGGCTGGTCAAGGAGTTCCTGGACCTGCTCTTCGATCTGGAGCTGGCCAAGCCCT GCGAGCCCAACACTTTGTTCCGGAGCAACTCCCTGGCCTCAAAGTCAATGGAGTCCTTTCTCAAG GTGACGGGGATGTCGTACCTGCATGCTGTCCTGGGGCCCACCATCACCCGCGTGTTCGAGGAGAAGAAGTATGTGGAGCTGGACCCCGGCAAGGTGGAGATCAAAGATGTCGG GTGCTCAGGGCTGCACCGGGTGCAGACGGAGGGTGAGGTGATtgagcagagctgccagcaccTCCAGTCCTACCTGGGTGAGCTGCTGGATGCCATCGTCAAGTCGGCCCCAGCATGTCCCCCCATCATCCGTGCAGCTTTCCGGAAGCTCTTCTGGCGTGTTGGGGAGCGCTTCCCCCAGCACCAG CACGCCAAGTTCGTGGCTGTCACCAGCTTCCTCTGCCTCCGCTTCTTCTCGCCAGCCATCATGACCCCCAAACTCTTCCACCTGCGGGAGACGCACGCCGACGCACGCACCGGCCGCACGCTGCTGCTCCTGGCCAAG cagggcattGCCCAGATGAAGGACTTCATTGGCCGGCTGGTGGGGacggaggaagaggaggagaaggaggaaggtgagGGGCAGCCGCTGTGCCCCCCCACTATGGTGATGAAGGAGGGGCCGCTCTTCGTCCATAAGACGCGGGGCAAGGGGCCACTGCTTGCCGCTGCCATCGCCAAGAAGCTCCACTTCTGCCTCACCAGGGAGGCCCTCAGCTTCAGCAAGAGCCCCGGTGCCGAG CGTAGCGGCGCTATCGCCCTGGCCGACATCCTTGCTGCTGAGAAGGTGGAGGAGAAGAGCTTTGGGAGCTCCCATGTCATGCAGGTGGTCTACATGGGTGCGGATGGGCAGCAGGAGACCGCCTACCTCCAGTGCAAG TGCGTCAATGACCTGAACCAGTGGCTGTCAGCCCTGCGCAAGGTGTGTGTCAACAACCCCCGCATGCTCCACGCCTACCACCCCGGCATCTTCCGGGGGGACAAGTGGAGCTGCTGCCACCAACGGGAGAGGACAG GGCTCGGGTGCGACCGGACCCGGCACGGTGTCACCCTGCAGTACTGGAGCGACCCCCTGGACCCCGCTGCGGAGGCACAGCGCCTCTTCCACCACCTCCAGGGCCTCCGAGAGACCCTCAG gGAGAAgtactgggagctgctggagccagAGGATGCCCAAAATGGCCCCCAGGGTGAAG gTGCCCCCCTGTCTGAGGGGCTGAGCCGGCTCTtcggggtgctgggggaccTGGAGGGCTGCCACCGCCTGGTGCAGCCCCCGACCCCCCCgacccccaccctgctgcagctgcagacatGA
- the LOC142066126 gene encoding ras GTPase-activating protein 4-like isoform X3, which produces MGAGPGGRGFEARLRWARLNLTARPPARPPAMARRSALSIRIVEGKNLPAKDITGSSDPYCIVKIDDEAIIRTATVWKTLSPFWGEEYEVHLQPTFHSISIYVMDEDALSRDDVIGKVCITRDTLAEHPKGYSGWVSLSEVDPDEEVQGEIHLRVEVLGSQGGRQLRCTVLEARDLARKDRNGASDPFVRLRYNGKVQESTVVKKSCYPRWNETFEFELAELAEEKLCVEVWDWDLVSRNDFLGKVVFSVQGLEAAGQEEGWFRLRPDKSKTREDEHRGSLGSLQLQVRLRDETVLPSHCYQPLVQLLCQEVKAGHQDGQVHLVTLFDETTTAECRQEVAINLVKLFLGQGLVKEFLDLLFDLELAKPCEPNTLFRSNSLASKSMESFLKVTGMSYLHAVLGPTITRVFEEKKYVELDPGKVEIKDVGCSGLHRVQTEAFRKLFWRVGERFPQHQHAKFVAVTSFLCLRFFSPAIMTPKLFHLRETHADARTGRTLLLLAKAVQMVGNMEPVAGRAKEAWLAPLLPALQQGIAQMKDFIGRLVGTEEEEEKEEGEGQPLCPPTMVMKEGPLFVHKTRGKGPLLAAAIAKKLHFCLTREALSFSKSPGAERSGAIALADILAAEKVEEKSFGSSHVMQVVYMGADGQQETAYLQCKCVNDLNQWLSALRKVCVNNPRMLHAYHPGIFRGDKWSCCHQRERTGLGCDRTRHGVTLQYWSDPLDPAAEAQRLFHHLQGLRETLREKYWELLEPEDAQNGPQGEGAPLSEGLSRLFGVLGDLEGCHRLVQPPTPPTPTLLQLQT; this is translated from the exons atgggagcggggccgggcggccgcGGGTTCGAGGCTCGGCTCCGCTGGGCTCGGCTCAATTTAactgcccgcccgcccgcccgcccgcccgccatGGCCCGGCGGAGCGCACTCTCCATCCGCATCGTGGAGGGCAAGAACCTGCCCGCCAAGGACAT CACAGGGAGCAGCGACCCATACTGCATCGTGAAGATCGACGATGAGGCCATTATCAG GACTGCCACAGTGTGGAAGACTCTGTCCCCGTTCTGGGGGGAGGAGTACGAGGTGCACCTCCAGCCCACCTTTCACAGCATCTCCATCTACGTCATGGATGAGGATGCACTGAG ccGCGATGACGTTATCGGGAAGGTCTGCATCACCCGGGACACACTGGCGGAGCACCCAAAGG GCTACAGTGGCTGGGTGAGCCTCAGCGAGGTGGACCCCGATGAGGAAGTGCAGGGGGAGATCCACCTGCGGGTGGAGGTCCTCGGGAGCCAGGGTGGTCGGCAGCTGCGCTGCACCGTGCTGGAGGCCAG GGATTTGGCCAGGAAAGACCGGAACGGCGCCTCTGACCCCTTTGTCCGCTTGCGCTACAATGGGAAGGTGCAGGAGAGCACC GTGGTCAAGAAATCCTGCTACCCCCGCTGGAACGAGACCTTCGAGTTCGAGCTGGCCGAGCTGGCTGAGGAGAAGCTGTGTGTGGAGGTGTGGGACTGGGACCTCGTCAGCAGGAATGACTTCCTGGGCAAG gTGGTGTTCAGTGTCcaggggctggaggcagccgggcaggaggagggctggTTCCGGCTGCGGCCAGACAAGTCCAAGACAAGGGAGGACGA GCACCGAGGCAGCCTGGGCTCGCTGCAGCTGCAGGTGAGGCTGCGGGACGAGACGGTGCTGCCCTCCCACTGCTACCAGCCCCTAGTCCAGCTCCTGTGCCAGGAGGTGAAGGCAGGGCACCAG GATGGCCAAGTGCACCTGGTCACCCTCTTCGATGAAACCACCACAGCTGAGTGCCGGCAGGAGGTCGCAATCAACTTGGTCAAACTCTTCCTGGGCCAAGGGCTGGTCAAGGAGTTCCTGGACCTGCTCTTCGATCTGGAGCTGGCCAAGCCCT GCGAGCCCAACACTTTGTTCCGGAGCAACTCCCTGGCCTCAAAGTCAATGGAGTCCTTTCTCAAG GTGACGGGGATGTCGTACCTGCATGCTGTCCTGGGGCCCACCATCACCCGCGTGTTCGAGGAGAAGAAGTATGTGGAGCTGGACCCCGGCAAGGTGGAGATCAAAGATGTCGG GTGCTCAGGGCTGCACCGGGTGCAGACGGAGG CTTTCCGGAAGCTCTTCTGGCGTGTTGGGGAGCGCTTCCCCCAGCACCAG CACGCCAAGTTCGTGGCTGTCACCAGCTTCCTCTGCCTCCGCTTCTTCTCGCCAGCCATCATGACCCCCAAACTCTTCCACCTGCGGGAGACGCACGCCGACGCACGCACCGGCCGCACGCTGCTGCTCCTGGCCAAG GCTGTCCAGATGGTGGGCAACATGGAGCCAGTGGCTGGGCGGGCCAAGGAGGCCTGGCTGGCCCCGCTGCTGCCcgccctgcagcagggcattGCCCAGATGAAGGACTTCATTGGCCGGCTGGTGGGGacggaggaagaggaggagaaggaggaaggtgagGGGCAGCCGCTGTGCCCCCCCACTATGGTGATGAAGGAGGGGCCGCTCTTCGTCCATAAGACGCGGGGCAAGGGGCCACTGCTTGCCGCTGCCATCGCCAAGAAGCTCCACTTCTGCCTCACCAGGGAGGCCCTCAGCTTCAGCAAGAGCCCCGGTGCCGAG CGTAGCGGCGCTATCGCCCTGGCCGACATCCTTGCTGCTGAGAAGGTGGAGGAGAAGAGCTTTGGGAGCTCCCATGTCATGCAGGTGGTCTACATGGGTGCGGATGGGCAGCAGGAGACCGCCTACCTCCAGTGCAAG TGCGTCAATGACCTGAACCAGTGGCTGTCAGCCCTGCGCAAGGTGTGTGTCAACAACCCCCGCATGCTCCACGCCTACCACCCCGGCATCTTCCGGGGGGACAAGTGGAGCTGCTGCCACCAACGGGAGAGGACAG GGCTCGGGTGCGACCGGACCCGGCACGGTGTCACCCTGCAGTACTGGAGCGACCCCCTGGACCCCGCTGCGGAGGCACAGCGCCTCTTCCACCACCTCCAGGGCCTCCGAGAGACCCTCAG gGAGAAgtactgggagctgctggagccagAGGATGCCCAAAATGGCCCCCAGGGTGAAG gTGCCCCCCTGTCTGAGGGGCTGAGCCGGCTCTtcggggtgctgggggaccTGGAGGGCTGCCACCGCCTGGTGCAGCCCCCGACCCCCCCgacccccaccctgctgcagctgcagacatGA
- the LOC142066126 gene encoding ras GTPase-activating protein 4-like isoform X1, protein MGAGPGGRGFEARLRWARLNLTARPPARPPAMARRSALSIRIVEGKNLPAKDITGSSDPYCIVKIDDEAIIRTATVWKTLSPFWGEEYEVHLQPTFHSISIYVMDEDALSRDDVIGKVCITRDTLAEHPKGYSGWVSLSEVDPDEEVQGEIHLRVEVLGSQGGRQLRCTVLEARDLARKDRNGASDPFVRLRYNGKVQESTVVKKSCYPRWNETFEFELAELAEEKLCVEVWDWDLVSRNDFLGKVVFSVQGLEAAGQEEGWFRLRPDKSKTREDEHRGSLGSLQLQVRLRDETVLPSHCYQPLVQLLCQEVKAGHQDGQVHLVTLFDETTTAECRQEVAINLVKLFLGQGLVKEFLDLLFDLELAKPCEPNTLFRSNSLASKSMESFLKVTGMSYLHAVLGPTITRVFEEKKYVELDPGKVEIKDVGCSGLHRVQTEGEVIEQSCQHLQSYLGELLDAIVKSAPACPPIIRAAFRKLFWRVGERFPQHQHAKFVAVTSFLCLRFFSPAIMTPKLFHLRETHADARTGRTLLLLAKAVQMVGNMEPVAGRAKEAWLAPLLPALQQGIAQMKDFIGRLVGTEEEEEKEEGEGQPLCPPTMVMKEGPLFVHKTRGKGPLLAAAIAKKLHFCLTREALSFSKSPGAERSGAIALADILAAEKVEEKSFGSSHVMQVVYMGADGQQETAYLQCKCVNDLNQWLSALRKVCVNNPRMLHAYHPGIFRGDKWSCCHQRERTGLGCDRTRHGVTLQYWSDPLDPAAEAQRLFHHLQGLRETLREKYWELLEPEDAQNGPQGEGAPLSEGLSRLFGVLGDLEGCHRLVQPPTPPTPTLLQLQT, encoded by the exons atgggagcggggccgggcggccgcGGGTTCGAGGCTCGGCTCCGCTGGGCTCGGCTCAATTTAactgcccgcccgcccgcccgcccgcccgccatGGCCCGGCGGAGCGCACTCTCCATCCGCATCGTGGAGGGCAAGAACCTGCCCGCCAAGGACAT CACAGGGAGCAGCGACCCATACTGCATCGTGAAGATCGACGATGAGGCCATTATCAG GACTGCCACAGTGTGGAAGACTCTGTCCCCGTTCTGGGGGGAGGAGTACGAGGTGCACCTCCAGCCCACCTTTCACAGCATCTCCATCTACGTCATGGATGAGGATGCACTGAG ccGCGATGACGTTATCGGGAAGGTCTGCATCACCCGGGACACACTGGCGGAGCACCCAAAGG GCTACAGTGGCTGGGTGAGCCTCAGCGAGGTGGACCCCGATGAGGAAGTGCAGGGGGAGATCCACCTGCGGGTGGAGGTCCTCGGGAGCCAGGGTGGTCGGCAGCTGCGCTGCACCGTGCTGGAGGCCAG GGATTTGGCCAGGAAAGACCGGAACGGCGCCTCTGACCCCTTTGTCCGCTTGCGCTACAATGGGAAGGTGCAGGAGAGCACC GTGGTCAAGAAATCCTGCTACCCCCGCTGGAACGAGACCTTCGAGTTCGAGCTGGCCGAGCTGGCTGAGGAGAAGCTGTGTGTGGAGGTGTGGGACTGGGACCTCGTCAGCAGGAATGACTTCCTGGGCAAG gTGGTGTTCAGTGTCcaggggctggaggcagccgggcaggaggagggctggTTCCGGCTGCGGCCAGACAAGTCCAAGACAAGGGAGGACGA GCACCGAGGCAGCCTGGGCTCGCTGCAGCTGCAGGTGAGGCTGCGGGACGAGACGGTGCTGCCCTCCCACTGCTACCAGCCCCTAGTCCAGCTCCTGTGCCAGGAGGTGAAGGCAGGGCACCAG GATGGCCAAGTGCACCTGGTCACCCTCTTCGATGAAACCACCACAGCTGAGTGCCGGCAGGAGGTCGCAATCAACTTGGTCAAACTCTTCCTGGGCCAAGGGCTGGTCAAGGAGTTCCTGGACCTGCTCTTCGATCTGGAGCTGGCCAAGCCCT GCGAGCCCAACACTTTGTTCCGGAGCAACTCCCTGGCCTCAAAGTCAATGGAGTCCTTTCTCAAG GTGACGGGGATGTCGTACCTGCATGCTGTCCTGGGGCCCACCATCACCCGCGTGTTCGAGGAGAAGAAGTATGTGGAGCTGGACCCCGGCAAGGTGGAGATCAAAGATGTCGG GTGCTCAGGGCTGCACCGGGTGCAGACGGAGGGTGAGGTGATtgagcagagctgccagcaccTCCAGTCCTACCTGGGTGAGCTGCTGGATGCCATCGTCAAGTCGGCCCCAGCATGTCCCCCCATCATCCGTGCAGCTTTCCGGAAGCTCTTCTGGCGTGTTGGGGAGCGCTTCCCCCAGCACCAG CACGCCAAGTTCGTGGCTGTCACCAGCTTCCTCTGCCTCCGCTTCTTCTCGCCAGCCATCATGACCCCCAAACTCTTCCACCTGCGGGAGACGCACGCCGACGCACGCACCGGCCGCACGCTGCTGCTCCTGGCCAAG GCTGTCCAGATGGTGGGCAACATGGAGCCAGTGGCTGGGCGGGCCAAGGAGGCCTGGCTGGCCCCGCTGCTGCCcgccctgcagcagggcattGCCCAGATGAAGGACTTCATTGGCCGGCTGGTGGGGacggaggaagaggaggagaaggaggaaggtgagGGGCAGCCGCTGTGCCCCCCCACTATGGTGATGAAGGAGGGGCCGCTCTTCGTCCATAAGACGCGGGGCAAGGGGCCACTGCTTGCCGCTGCCATCGCCAAGAAGCTCCACTTCTGCCTCACCAGGGAGGCCCTCAGCTTCAGCAAGAGCCCCGGTGCCGAG CGTAGCGGCGCTATCGCCCTGGCCGACATCCTTGCTGCTGAGAAGGTGGAGGAGAAGAGCTTTGGGAGCTCCCATGTCATGCAGGTGGTCTACATGGGTGCGGATGGGCAGCAGGAGACCGCCTACCTCCAGTGCAAG TGCGTCAATGACCTGAACCAGTGGCTGTCAGCCCTGCGCAAGGTGTGTGTCAACAACCCCCGCATGCTCCACGCCTACCACCCCGGCATCTTCCGGGGGGACAAGTGGAGCTGCTGCCACCAACGGGAGAGGACAG GGCTCGGGTGCGACCGGACCCGGCACGGTGTCACCCTGCAGTACTGGAGCGACCCCCTGGACCCCGCTGCGGAGGCACAGCGCCTCTTCCACCACCTCCAGGGCCTCCGAGAGACCCTCAG gGAGAAgtactgggagctgctggagccagAGGATGCCCAAAATGGCCCCCAGGGTGAAG gTGCCCCCCTGTCTGAGGGGCTGAGCCGGCTCTtcggggtgctgggggaccTGGAGGGCTGCCACCGCCTGGTGCAGCCCCCGACCCCCCCgacccccaccctgctgcagctgcagacatGA